CCACGCTGGAGCCTGGGTCTGGAAAGCACCGTGTCTGGGTTCAACATCAACGCCGAACGCGACACCACTTTTAATTTTCAGACTGGCGTGGGCTACAGCTTTTCTCGCTCCGTCACTCTGCGGGTAGCCTACGTTTACAATAGCTACGAATTTTGCGACGGCAGCGGCCTCAGACGCAGCGAAATCGACCTGGATCAGCACGGCCTAGGACTGTGGCTATCTATTCGCTTCTAGGGTTCTGTTCTGGGATTCTGAGCCAGGGCAGCGCCGGACTATCGGGCGGCGGAACCTCCAGCCGGAAGGTAGCCCTGCTCAGTCAAAAATGCTTCGAGGGCGGCAGGAAAGTCGGGATATCGATAGACAACCTGCCCGTCTTTGTAGATTTCTAGACCCCAGTCTGAGGTGCGATCGTAGTTGGCAAGCATAAATGCCCAGCCCTGCTCATATTCGCCCAGCAGGATCATCTGCGCCACGTAGCCCGCCAGAATGCCGTTGACTTCGTTGGTGTCTGCTTGAACGGTCAGTACGGCTTCGCGCATCTGGTTGGCGATCGCCCGCAGTTCTGCTGGATGTTGCCGGGTCACGTCTACAAGCTGCCCGTCTTGCAGCGCCCAGATTTGGGAGGGCGGAAACGAGCCAGCGTAGCTGCTAAAGGCATAGAGAAAGGCATTGTCAAATGCGACAAACTCTAGTCGCCCATCGCCATCTAGATCTCGAAAGCTGCCGCCTTCGCCATCGCGGAAGCCTGTGTCGGTTGTCTCGAAGCGATCGCCCTGCCAGCGGTGGATGATGTGGGAGGTGCAGCAGTGCGCTCCGCCGGAATAGGTGCGGATGATCACTTCAGCCGTGCCGTCTGCATCTAGGTCTTGCAAACTTACTCCACCGTAGGCCGTGCTTTCCTGGGTTTGTTCTAGCTGGGGCTGCCCGTTATACAGCAGCGTATACTGGACTTCGCCGCCCCAGGCTTCGGCATCTTGGCGATAGCGAAAGCGCACCTGCACTGGCCCTTCATGCAGTTCTCTCGGCTGCTCTAGCGCGTCGTTCAGTTCTACCTCAGTCGCCTTGGTCGTTGTGGCAGCTACGTCGCTGGCTGGCTCGCCTGCGAGTACATTCTGGGTCTCAACCCCAGTCGCCTCAATCGCCGTTTCAGCGCAACTGCTCAGGCATAGCGCGATCGCCACAGAGAGCGATCGCCGCCAAACATTCGTCCCGTGGCTCCACCCGCGATTGATAAATTGGCTGGGCAAATCACTGGGTAAACCACTGGGCAAATCACTCGCCGAGTCACTGGGCAAATTACTCGGCGAATCAGTTGATAATCGCTGCCATTTTCCTGCACTTCGGCTCATCCCGCCCTCCAGAAGAAACAGACCCTGCATCAGAGTCATCCAATAAGACTCCCTCTAGATCAGCGTACTAACGGTTCTCCTCAAGATCCGGGCGCTTCCGTCGTCGAGCTTTAATGCCTTCAAACCTTGAAAGTACAGATGCACGATTTGTTTGCCCATCGCCACTAGCGCGACTGGCCTGCTGCCTGAATCTCCGCACCCACTCGCGCGATCAAAGGAACACTCCCAAACAGCGCCAGCGTTCCACCCACCGTTGCCACGCACAGAAACAGACCCAGTAACCGACTTGCCATCGCCTCAGAGATCCTCAGCTTCATAAGCGCTCCTTCCCTATAATTTGCACCGTTGCACTGTTGTACCTGTATGTA
The Thermoleptolyngbya sichuanensis A183 DNA segment above includes these coding regions:
- a CDS encoding FG-GAP repeat domain-containing protein — translated: MSRSAGKWQRLSTDSPSNLPSDSASDLPSGLPSDLPSQFINRGWSHGTNVWRRSLSVAIALCLSSCAETAIEATGVETQNVLAGEPASDVAATTTKATEVELNDALEQPRELHEGPVQVRFRYRQDAEAWGGEVQYTLLYNGQPQLEQTQESTAYGGVSLQDLDADGTAEVIIRTYSGGAHCCTSHIIHRWQGDRFETTDTGFRDGEGGSFRDLDGDGRLEFVAFDNAFLYAFSSYAGSFPPSQIWALQDGQLVDVTRQHPAELRAIANQMREAVLTVQADTNEVNGILAGYVAQMILLGEYEQGWAFMLANYDRTSDWGLEIYKDGQVVYRYPDFPAALEAFLTEQGYLPAGGSAAR